A stretch of Clostridia bacterium DNA encodes these proteins:
- a CDS encoding DEAD/DEAH box helicase family protein has translation MSFSKQKIGDKNFIAHVPRGADWISVDEVLSSWKNNSFSLPESKFDTDAGFRSAQLGAIYAIKSHWTVSSSAATIVMPTGTGKTEVMIATVVSEHRSKTCIIVPSDLLRKQTISRFCSLGKLREIGAINDSFENPVIGCLVSSPKDITELQELLDKSNLIITTMSLLNSGHFKDEFLRLLASMCDTLIIDESHHVPANSWKKVKKVFESVECLQFTATPFRNDGKKIDGDIIYNFPLALAQERGYFKPINFYPIYEFDNDKKDFSVAAKAIDLLEADIAKGYPHLLLVRASTQTRAKALYENVYQSKYAKYSPVLIVSGNKATDNRTALQKVNDGTSKIIVCVDMFSEGINIPQLKICAIHDKYMSLPITMQFIGRFARTQADLGEASVVANIVDDDIQESLEELYSQDADWNKILKDTSDEKIGREVELQKLARGFTGTEVIPLNQIRPKISMFMYTTTESQWYWRRWSKVFNEEHSHHYVNETEKILIITELRTSNVDWTTCRDITDDNWNLHILYWNETKNVFFINTTDKGIADRLAEAVFDNYKRIAGEDVFRCLSGINRLMLSTVGLKTAVSNHHIRYRMFAGVDVAEGITGATTGTATKSNLFGVGYENGSSISIGCSYKGTIWAKWVETINYWKDWCDKQAEKILNSAIDTTTVLKGALVPEEITARPAVVPYRIDFPSEIEEDWKGSITVKTALTDSKSFLMDIRLTSFDETSELTFSVGNDDFKEEFTLKITSTGYSVSHKSGSIISIRFSRGREMLIRDFFMDNPPTIWFVDGSSLEGNLLVKLKTARPVTFPTDSIIPWDWSGIDISKESQGTDKATESIQYKLISELKASGKYCLIFDDDGSGEVADVIAVQEDVANNKLLFELYHCKYSSAPKAGARVGDLYEVCGQTEKCIKWASDSKSMLERLMRRESDRASNGKPSRYEIGDNKLMFILKNKLKVYSSEFRVYIVQPGVDSTQITTSMHQVLCSAEAYLKDTYAIPLTLICS, from the coding sequence ATGAGTTTTTCAAAACAGAAAATTGGTGACAAGAACTTCATCGCTCACGTTCCAAGGGGAGCAGATTGGATAAGCGTTGACGAAGTTCTTTCGTCATGGAAAAATAACAGTTTCAGTCTTCCTGAGAGCAAGTTTGATACTGATGCTGGTTTTCGCTCTGCCCAGTTGGGAGCCATCTATGCTATAAAGTCGCACTGGACAGTATCGTCTTCTGCTGCCACGATTGTTATGCCAACAGGAACAGGAAAGACCGAGGTGATGATAGCCACAGTAGTGTCTGAACATCGTTCAAAAACCTGCATAATAGTGCCAAGTGACTTATTGCGAAAACAAACGATTTCAAGATTTTGTTCTCTTGGCAAATTACGCGAGATAGGAGCAATAAATGATTCCTTTGAAAATCCAGTTATCGGGTGCCTTGTTTCGTCGCCAAAAGACATAACCGAACTACAGGAACTACTCGATAAGAGCAACCTTATCATAACAACAATGTCATTGCTTAATTCTGGTCACTTCAAAGATGAGTTTTTACGACTTTTGGCATCAATGTGCGACACACTTATTATTGATGAATCACATCACGTTCCGGCAAATTCATGGAAGAAAGTCAAAAAAGTGTTTGAATCCGTTGAGTGCTTGCAATTTACAGCCACACCATTCCGAAATGATGGGAAAAAGATAGATGGCGATATCATTTATAATTTTCCGCTTGCTCTTGCCCAAGAGCGTGGGTATTTCAAGCCGATAAACTTTTATCCGATTTATGAATTCGATAATGACAAAAAGGACTTTTCTGTAGCAGCAAAAGCGATTGATCTTCTTGAGGCGGACATAGCAAAAGGATACCCGCATTTACTACTGGTTCGGGCTTCGACACAAACCCGTGCGAAAGCGCTATATGAAAACGTGTACCAGAGTAAATATGCAAAATACTCCCCAGTTTTAATCGTTAGTGGAAACAAAGCAACCGATAATCGGACTGCTCTCCAGAAGGTCAATGACGGGACTTCAAAAATCATCGTCTGTGTAGATATGTTTAGCGAAGGGATAAACATCCCACAGTTGAAGATATGTGCAATCCACGACAAATATATGTCCTTGCCTATAACGATGCAGTTCATTGGACGATTTGCCCGGACACAGGCTGACCTTGGCGAAGCCTCCGTTGTGGCCAATATTGTCGACGACGACATTCAGGAGTCCTTGGAAGAATTGTATTCGCAAGATGCGGACTGGAATAAAATACTCAAAGACACGTCGGATGAAAAAATCGGTCGAGAAGTAGAATTGCAGAAATTGGCTCGTGGCTTCACGGGGACAGAAGTCATTCCACTAAATCAGATAAGACCGAAAATCAGTATGTTTATGTATACAACGACCGAGTCCCAGTGGTATTGGCGGCGATGGAGCAAGGTCTTCAACGAGGAGCATAGTCACCACTACGTAAATGAAACAGAGAAAATTTTGATAATTACGGAGCTTCGCACAAGCAACGTGGACTGGACCACTTGTCGCGACATAACGGATGACAACTGGAATCTGCACATTCTTTACTGGAACGAAACGAAAAACGTATTTTTCATCAACACGACCGATAAAGGAATAGCTGATAGGTTGGCTGAAGCTGTTTTTGACAACTATAAACGAATAGCCGGAGAAGATGTGTTCCGTTGCCTTTCAGGAATAAACAGATTGATGCTTTCTACTGTTGGGCTTAAGACCGCCGTTTCCAATCATCATATCCGCTACAGAATGTTCGCCGGTGTCGACGTTGCTGAAGGAATAACCGGGGCAACTACAGGTACCGCAACAAAATCAAACCTGTTTGGCGTGGGTTATGAAAATGGGAGCAGTATAAGTATTGGTTGTTCCTACAAAGGGACGATTTGGGCAAAGTGGGTTGAGACCATAAATTACTGGAAAGACTGGTGCGATAAACAAGCGGAGAAAATTTTAAACTCGGCTATTGATACCACGACCGTACTAAAAGGTGCGCTTGTTCCAGAGGAAATCACCGCACGGCCTGCGGTTGTTCCTTATCGAATCGACTTTCCATCGGAAATTGAAGAAGACTGGAAAGGATCAATCACCGTAAAAACGGCTCTAACTGATTCCAAGTCGTTCCTTATGGACATAAGGTTGACTTCATTTGATGAAACATCAGAATTAACTTTTTCAGTGGGAAACGATGACTTCAAAGAGGAGTTCACTCTTAAAATAACATCGACTGGGTATTCGGTTAGCCATAAAAGCGGTTCAATTATAAGCATACGTTTCAGCCGCGGCAGAGAGATGCTCATTAGAGACTTTTTCATGGATAACCCTCCGACAATATGGTTTGTTGATGGGTCGTCCCTTGAGGGCAATCTTCTTGTCAAACTAAAAACAGCCCGTCCAGTTACATTTCCTACAGATAGCATTATCCCGTGGGATTGGTCTGGGATCGATATCAGTAAAGAATCCCAGGGGACAGACAAAGCGACGGAAAGCATTCAATATAAACTTATTTCAGAATTAAAAGCATCAGGTAAATACTGTCTTATTTTCGATGATGACGGTTCTGGAGAAGTGGCAGATGTCATCGCAGTTCAAGAAGACGTTGCAAATAACAAACTTTTATTTGAATTATACCATTGTAAATATTCGAGTGCGCCAAAGGCTGGAGCGAGGGTCGGGGATTTATATGAAGTTTGTGGGCAAACGGAAAAATGTATTAAATGGGCAAGTGATTCAAAATCTATGCTGGAACGACTTATGAGACGCGAAAGCGACAGGGCCAGTAATGGGAAACCCTCGCGATATGAGATTGGAGACAACAAGTTAATGTTTATCCTAAAAAACAAACTGAAAGTCTATTCATCGGAGTTTAGGGTTTATATAGTTCAACCGGGTGTCGATAGCACCCAAATTACTACCTCAATGCATCAGGTACTTTGCAGTGCAGAGGCTTATCTGAAGGATACATACGCAATCCCGTTGACGCTGATCTGCTCATAG
- a CDS encoding AAA family ATPase, translating to MMNTKITSAIEKLMLNAATFHGIPVEPTLINFFYGNNGTGKSTIARAVHANEGLSWQAGKSADDYSVLVYNQEFVEANFRDYGKLKGVFTVGEQNIKIQADIAEKNTQRAEQEKLNGENTITKDRKESARNTLLDDFQGTCWDKTKAIRDVFDATQSGFKRKAQFAEKVLQIGNPTQHDIGELRTLYETAFDPKAATYKNFQPTGGTERLKGSSGNELLNKSITSSSDTPFAAFIKAIKATDWIRQGHEHFAEKSEGKCPYCQQELPDDFEKQISACFDGQYQEDISALRQFQEDYVSDMQGFLDVLNGNLQDAFPKLDLTEYKTKLALLEKMIEINIQRITDKLKEPSSVITLENVKTLRDEINVLIEGFNKQIQANNDIVGAKRQKQTECTRKVWELIAFTLQSDVSTYRLRRKTFDDEITALIKLVDDGAKASRALENEIAELNKRVVSTAPTIKSINDLLRDSGFQGFTLREKRGQQNVYEVVRQDGTVADKLSEGERNFIAFLYFYHLVRGSHTDADVSKDKIVVIDDPVSSMDSCVLFIVSTLVREMVGVCFNNAEYREQEREVQGDYIKQIFILTHNVYFHREITYNQASRYHCVSFYVINKASNNSTIKHCVRQCISKPTEQENFNPVQNSYAALWGEYREVDTVIPLMNVIRRILEYYFMQLCGYDGVNIRKRVLDEHRDKFVETPDEGLPDYTKYHLATAMLSYINANSVGFSDGLNYVDDCTDITLYKDVFKLIFEALEQEQHYKMMTGEEVV from the coding sequence ATGATGAATACTAAAATAACTTCCGCAATCGAAAAACTTATGCTAAACGCTGCGACTTTTCACGGCATTCCGGTTGAGCCCACGCTTATCAACTTCTTTTATGGAAACAACGGCACGGGAAAATCTACCATAGCGAGGGCTGTCCATGCCAATGAGGGTTTGTCTTGGCAAGCGGGAAAATCCGCAGATGACTACTCCGTGCTTGTCTATAATCAGGAGTTTGTAGAAGCGAACTTCCGTGACTACGGCAAACTCAAGGGCGTATTCACCGTTGGCGAGCAGAACATAAAGATTCAAGCTGACATTGCTGAAAAAAACACTCAGCGGGCTGAGCAGGAAAAGCTAAATGGCGAAAATACCATAACAAAGGACCGCAAGGAGTCAGCACGAAACACCTTGCTCGACGACTTTCAAGGAACCTGTTGGGATAAAACGAAAGCCATCCGAGACGTATTTGACGCTACGCAGAGCGGCTTTAAGCGGAAGGCTCAGTTTGCCGAGAAAGTATTGCAAATAGGAAACCCTACTCAGCATGATATAGGAGAGTTAAGAACTCTGTACGAAACGGCATTTGACCCAAAAGCTGCTACATATAAGAATTTTCAGCCTACTGGAGGCACGGAAAGATTAAAAGGGTCATCCGGCAACGAACTACTTAATAAATCCATTACGAGCAGTAGTGACACACCTTTTGCTGCTTTCATAAAAGCGATTAAAGCTACGGACTGGATACGCCAAGGGCATGAACATTTCGCCGAAAAATCAGAAGGAAAATGCCCTTATTGCCAACAGGAATTACCCGACGATTTTGAAAAACAAATCTCTGCCTGTTTTGATGGCCAGTATCAAGAGGATATTAGTGCCCTTCGGCAATTTCAAGAGGACTATGTAAGCGATATGCAAGGCTTCCTTGATGTACTTAACGGCAATCTCCAGGATGCTTTCCCGAAACTTGATCTTACTGAATATAAGACGAAACTTGCGCTCTTAGAGAAAATGATTGAAATCAATATCCAACGGATAACTGACAAGTTGAAAGAGCCGTCTTCAGTTATCACACTTGAAAACGTCAAAACTCTGCGTGATGAAATAAACGTCCTAATCGAGGGTTTTAATAAACAGATTCAAGCAAACAACGACATTGTCGGTGCGAAGCGTCAGAAGCAAACCGAGTGCACCAGGAAAGTCTGGGAACTTATTGCATTTACACTTCAAAGTGATGTTTCGACCTATAGATTACGGCGCAAGACCTTTGATGACGAGATTACTGCATTGATTAAGCTGGTCGATGACGGTGCTAAGGCATCACGAGCTTTAGAAAATGAAATTGCAGAACTTAACAAACGAGTGGTTAGTACCGCCCCAACCATCAAAAGCATAAACGATTTACTTCGAGATTCAGGTTTCCAGGGCTTCACCCTGCGGGAAAAGCGAGGTCAGCAAAATGTCTACGAGGTTGTGCGCCAAGACGGGACAGTTGCGGATAAGCTAAGTGAGGGCGAGAGGAATTTCATTGCGTTCCTGTACTTCTATCACCTCGTTCGCGGAAGTCATACCGATGCTGATGTTAGCAAGGATAAAATTGTCGTAATAGACGACCCCGTTTCCAGTATGGATAGCTGCGTCCTATTCATCGTCAGCACCTTGGTGCGGGAGATGGTAGGTGTCTGCTTTAACAACGCTGAATATCGTGAACAGGAACGTGAGGTTCAGGGCGACTATATAAAGCAGATTTTTATCTTGACCCACAACGTCTATTTCCATAGGGAGATAACCTATAACCAAGCATCCCGCTATCATTGCGTATCGTTCTATGTGATAAACAAAGCGAGTAACAATTCCACAATCAAGCATTGTGTCCGACAATGTATATCTAAGCCAACCGAGCAAGAAAACTTCAACCCTGTCCAAAACTCCTACGCTGCCCTCTGGGGTGAGTACAGAGAAGTGGATACAGTTATTCCGCTAATGAACGTAATACGCCGTATTTTGGAATATTACTTCATGCAACTTTGTGGTTACGACGGTGTGAATATCCGCAAGAGGGTTCTTGATGAACATAGAGATAAGTTCGTGGAAACGCCAGACGAAGGGTTACCCGACTACACGAAGTACCACCTCGCCACGGCTATGTTGTCTTATATCAATGCCAACTCCGTAGGGTTTAGCGATGGTTTGAATTATGTTGATGATTGCACCGACATCACGCTGTATAAGGATGTGTTCAAATTAATTTTTGAAGCCTTGGAGCAGGAACAGCATTACAAAATGATGACGGGCGAAGAAGTTGTATAA
- a CDS encoding DUF2130 domain-containing protein: MGGATIICPNCKKSFEISDAIQHQIEDELLRAKTEQSETLRKEYDAAAEIKLKQAVENAISEAQQAAQLQIERERQTAKLELDKARQTTELEVEKAKQTTELETERLRREATASKESEKQLRKQLSDLLEELSKANKAREDAELTARKELLEKEKGIRAEAAQKASEDFNTKIREQEETINRLREQLTTAKQVAEQGSQQLQGEILELDIENALRSGFPFDTVEEVKKGERGSDIRQVVNEQFYMNCGLILWECKNAKTYQASWLGKLKDEIASEKAQMGVIVFNPTDGGGDDFKQLADNIWLVKPRYVIMLATLLREAIVKVFAANRAAEGKDVKVELIYNYLTGGEFSNRIRYILESYDEMAKQLDTEKKQAQKRWAAQEKILQKVTNSLYGMSGDLQGIAGREIIALPALGDDEEEIPAIKPRISEPRKRTEDIDDEY; the protein is encoded by the coding sequence ATGGGTGGGGCTACTATTATATGTCCGAATTGCAAAAAGTCTTTTGAAATATCTGATGCCATACAGCACCAGATTGAGGATGAGTTGCTTCGGGCAAAAACTGAGCAGTCGGAGACACTCCGCAAGGAGTATGATGCCGCTGCCGAGATAAAGTTAAAGCAAGCCGTGGAAAATGCTATATCCGAGGCACAACAGGCGGCACAGCTTCAAATTGAACGGGAGCGGCAGACTGCTAAACTTGAACTGGACAAGGCTCGCCAAACTACTGAACTTGAAGTTGAAAAGGCAAAGCAGACCACGGAACTCGAAACCGAGCGTCTGCGCCGTGAAGCCACCGCTTCAAAGGAAAGCGAAAAGCAGCTCCGTAAGCAGTTATCGGATTTGCTCGAAGAACTCTCCAAGGCAAATAAGGCGCGTGAGGATGCAGAACTCACGGCCCGCAAGGAACTGCTCGAAAAAGAAAAAGGCATACGTGCCGAGGCGGCGCAAAAAGCCTCCGAGGACTTCAACACAAAAATCCGCGAGCAGGAGGAAACCATCAACCGGTTACGTGAGCAATTAACCACAGCTAAACAGGTAGCGGAACAAGGTTCACAGCAGTTACAGGGTGAAATCCTCGAACTGGATATCGAAAATGCCCTCCGCAGCGGTTTCCCGTTCGATACAGTCGAGGAAGTCAAAAAGGGCGAACGCGGTTCGGACATTCGCCAAGTGGTCAACGAGCAGTTTTATATGAACTGCGGCTTGATTTTATGGGAGTGTAAAAATGCCAAGACCTATCAGGCAAGCTGGCTCGGCAAACTGAAAGATGAAATTGCATCAGAAAAAGCTCAAATGGGAGTTATTGTGTTCAATCCCACTGACGGAGGAGGCGACGACTTCAAACAGCTTGCTGATAATATCTGGCTTGTGAAGCCGCGCTATGTGATAATGCTCGCCACGTTATTGCGGGAAGCAATCGTCAAGGTCTTTGCGGCTAATCGCGCTGCTGAAGGCAAAGATGTGAAGGTTGAACTGATATACAACTATCTGACCGGTGGCGAGTTTAGTAACCGGATTCGTTATATCCTTGAGTCCTACGACGAAATGGCAAAGCAGCTCGACACCGAGAAGAAACAAGCCCAGAAACGCTGGGCAGCACAGGAAAAAATCTTGCAAAAGGTCACAAATAGTCTCTATGGTATGAGCGGCGATCTCCAAGGTATAGCCGGCCGGGAGATAATTGCGTTGCCCGCTCTCGGAGATGACGAAGAAGAAATTCCGGCTATAAAGCCACGTATATCGGAGCCGCGAAAACGAACGGAGGATATAGATGATGAATACTAA
- a CDS encoding DEAD/DEAH box helicase family protein: protein MKLQFRHQPFQADAAKAVCDAFAGQPFRTPTYMIDSGLGQLSLSQTQDFTGFSNAPIVVTDDKILEHIRTTQRQGGIKPSDSLVGRFNLTIEMETGVGKTYTYIKTMYELNKRYGWSKFIIVVPSVAIREGVYKSFQMTEEHFAEDYGKKIRYFIYNSSQLTEIDRFASDSAINVMIINSQAFNARGKDARRIYMKLDEFRSRRPIDIIAKTNPILIIDEPQSVEGAATKERLKEFAPLVTLRYSATHKADSLYNMIYRLDAIEAYNKRLVKKIAVKGISVSGSTATEGYVYVQSINLSKGNPTATIEFDIKNKTGFSPKTRVVTEGYSLFDNSGELAEYKDGYTVLRIDGRDSSVEFTNGKKLFAGDVIGAVSEDQLRRIQIRETILSHIERERQLFTKGVKVLSLFFIDEVAKYKQYDASGNAQGGTYAEIFEEEYKAIVGSMQLALTDTTEYLAYLDGIEVERTHAGYFSIDKKSGRMVDSKLGDRKERTSDDADAYDLIMKDKERLLDRREPVRFIFSHSALREGWDNPNVFQICTLKQSGSDVRKRQEVGRGLRLAVNQGGERMDETLLSREEVHNINVLTVIANESYDSFAKGLQSEIAEAVGDRPRKVEAKLFTEKFGEDTALAIYESLIENGYVKRGELTEKYYEDKKNGTIEVPEEAAGQTADVIAVLDSVYDPNANKPENARKNTVEVTLDKGKLDSKAFQELWSRINHKSYYVVGFDEDELVEKAVKELNARLRVSKIYFRVETGEQAKNIDSKEQLEYGEAFVRKDMVREEAASFMTMRASSSVHYDLVGKIVAETGLTRKAVTKIMVRLEKVIFDQFGDNPEEYIIRASNIINEQKATAIIEHITYDKLTAAFGTDIFTEPDLKKGSLGVNAMEAKRHLYDYVIYDSTNERDFASALEAHSQEVEVYVKLPRGFYINTPVGKYNPDWAIAFYEGKVKHIYFVAETKGDMSSMELRKIEEAKAHCAREHFRAISGDKVKYDVVDSYDKLWELVQG, encoded by the coding sequence ATGAAACTACAATTCCGGCATCAGCCTTTTCAGGCAGACGCAGCAAAAGCGGTCTGCGATGCGTTCGCAGGTCAACCGTTTCGCACCCCAACATATATGATAGATTCCGGTTTGGGACAGCTTTCCCTATCCCAAACACAGGATTTTACGGGCTTCAGCAATGCGCCTATAGTTGTTACTGATGACAAAATACTGGAGCATATCCGCACCACTCAGCGGCAAGGTGGTATAAAACCGTCCGATTCACTTGTAGGCCGTTTTAACCTAACCATTGAGATGGAAACAGGTGTTGGCAAAACCTATACATATATCAAGACCATGTACGAGCTTAACAAACGGTATGGCTGGAGTAAATTTATCATCGTTGTGCCAAGTGTAGCTATTCGTGAGGGGGTTTATAAGTCCTTCCAAATGACGGAGGAGCATTTTGCCGAGGATTACGGTAAGAAAATCCGTTATTTCATTTATAATTCCTCGCAGCTCACTGAGATTGACCGGTTCGCTTCTGATAGTGCAATTAATGTGATGATCATCAACAGCCAAGCATTTAACGCAAGGGGCAAGGATGCCCGGCGTATCTATATGAAGCTGGACGAGTTTCGCTCACGCCGTCCGATTGATATCATTGCAAAAACAAACCCGATATTGATTATAGATGAGCCACAGTCGGTCGAGGGTGCGGCAACCAAAGAGCGATTGAAGGAGTTCGCTCCCCTTGTCACCCTTCGATATTCTGCGACCCACAAAGCTGACAGCCTGTACAATATGATTTACCGCTTGGATGCGATCGAGGCTTATAACAAACGGCTCGTAAAAAAGATAGCCGTCAAGGGTATTTCGGTTTCCGGTAGCACCGCCACAGAAGGGTATGTTTATGTGCAGAGCATAAACCTTTCGAAGGGCAACCCCACGGCGACAATCGAATTTGACATAAAGAATAAGACCGGGTTCAGCCCAAAAACACGGGTAGTAACCGAAGGTTATAGCCTGTTCGATAACTCCGGTGAGCTTGCCGAATATAAGGACGGCTATACCGTTTTGCGAATTGACGGCAGAGATTCTTCCGTTGAATTTACAAACGGTAAGAAGTTGTTTGCCGGGGATGTTATCGGTGCGGTCAGTGAGGATCAGTTGCGTCGTATTCAGATACGGGAAACCATCCTGTCCCATATCGAGCGGGAGCGGCAGTTATTTACCAAAGGCGTGAAGGTTTTATCGCTTTTCTTTATTGATGAAGTGGCGAAGTACAAGCAGTATGATGCTTCAGGCAACGCACAGGGCGGCACCTATGCTGAGATTTTCGAGGAGGAGTACAAAGCCATCGTCGGCAGTATGCAGCTTGCCTTAACTGACACGACGGAGTACCTTGCGTATCTTGACGGTATTGAGGTCGAGCGGACACATGCTGGTTACTTTTCAATTGATAAGAAAAGTGGTCGTATGGTAGACAGTAAGCTCGGCGATAGAAAAGAACGCACATCCGACGACGCGGATGCCTATGACCTCATCATGAAGGACAAGGAACGCCTGCTTGACCGCCGAGAGCCTGTGCGGTTTATCTTTTCCCACTCTGCCTTGCGCGAAGGCTGGGATAACCCGAATGTTTTTCAGATTTGTACTTTGAAACAGAGCGGAAGCGATGTTCGTAAACGCCAGGAAGTCGGGCGTGGGCTGCGCCTTGCCGTCAATCAAGGCGGCGAACGTATGGATGAAACCCTCCTATCCCGCGAGGAAGTCCACAATATCAACGTACTGACGGTTATTGCAAACGAAAGCTACGATAGCTTCGCCAAGGGATTGCAAAGCGAAATTGCCGAAGCTGTCGGCGATCGTCCGCGCAAGGTGGAAGCAAAGCTGTTCACAGAGAAGTTCGGCGAAGATACAGCCCTTGCTATATATGAGAGCTTAATAGAAAACGGTTATGTGAAGCGAGGCGAACTAACCGAGAAATATTACGAGGATAAGAAAAACGGCACTATAGAAGTACCTGAAGAAGCAGCCGGACAAACTGCTGATGTCATAGCCGTACTGGATTCTGTCTACGATCCGAATGCCAATAAGCCTGAAAACGCTCGCAAAAACACCGTCGAGGTCACGCTTGATAAGGGAAAACTGGATAGCAAGGCATTCCAAGAACTGTGGTCACGCATTAACCACAAAAGCTACTATGTCGTAGGATTTGATGAAGATGAATTGGTGGAAAAGGCTGTAAAGGAACTGAATGCACGACTGCGCGTTTCGAAGATTTATTTCAGGGTTGAGACGGGCGAACAGGCAAAGAATATTGACTCCAAGGAACAGCTTGAGTACGGAGAAGCATTTGTTCGAAAGGATATGGTGCGCGAGGAAGCGGCTTCATTCATGACGATGCGGGCAAGTTCATCCGTCCACTACGATCTTGTTGGAAAAATCGTAGCAGAGACGGGACTAACCAGAAAAGCCGTGACAAAGATTATGGTCAGGCTCGAAAAAGTAATCTTTGACCAGTTTGGAGACAACCCCGAAGAGTATATTATCCGCGCGTCTAACATCATCAACGAACAGAAAGCCACAGCAATTATCGAACACATAACCTACGATAAGCTGACCGCTGCTTTTGGTACTGATATATTCACCGAACCTGATCTTAAAAAAGGTAGCCTTGGCGTGAACGCCATGGAGGCAAAGCGCCACTTATATGATTATGTTATTTACGATTCAACCAACGAGCGTGATTTCGCTTCCGCGTTAGAAGCGCACAGCCAAGAAGTAGAGGTCTATGTCAAGTTGCCACGCGGATTTTATATCAACACCCCTGTGGGCAAGTATAACCCCGACTGGGCGATTGCGTTCTATGAAGGTAAAGTGAAACACATTTATTTCGTTGCTGAAACGAAAGGTGATATGTCCTCGATGGAACTACGCAAAATCGAGGAAGCCAAAGCACACTGCGCCCGTGAGCATTTCCGTGCTATCAGCGGCGATAAGGTGAAATACGATGTAGTTGACAGCTATGACAAGCTGTGGGAGCTGGTACAGGGATAA